The proteins below come from a single Papaver somniferum cultivar HN1 chromosome 11, ASM357369v1, whole genome shotgun sequence genomic window:
- the LOC113321521 gene encoding uncharacterized protein LOC113321521, translating to MYGFSISNLELSKRFFSSCPVLETLNTIGSDVQTDNHRNFTVDSLSLEKFSYTRSHKHLLPENDNVTNIIKLCAPNLEDFFCSFFLTPDYSLEISSPLSGVSFQVRLNAQKQDESAETYENLPSKEKAVYAKRMLKYLGAVSMVRDMGLSPGFLEVLSQAPDLLSCQQLHLYNLQDLSLLMWLTRGSLRALAYLLSISPNITRLFLESKQSTLTGVGDDWETGLSLPGMLSHLKYVEMEEAEGCDAELKLLSFLLRNAKVLEKVVNFFRSTVDLPDKSRVRQVEQFKDKLRAVPTASLSIKMLFY from the exons ATGTATGGATTCTCAATCTCCAATCTAGAATTATCTAAAAGATTCTTTTCAAGTTGTCCGGTTCTTGAAACGTTAAACACAATTGGTTCTGATGTACAAACGGATAACCATAGGAATTTTACTGTTGATTCTCTCAGCCTTGAGAAGTTTTCATACACTCGTTCGCATAAACATCTTTTGCCGGAAAATGATAATGTGACAAACATTATCAAGTTATGTGCTCCGAATCTGGAAGACTTCTTTTGCAGTTTCTTCTTGACACCAGATTATTCTCTAGAAATCTCTTCTCCACTGTCTGGGGTAAGTTTTCAGGTGAGACTCAATGCACAAAAACAAGATGAGAGTGCAGAAACATATGAAAATCTTCCTTCAAAGGAGAAAGCTGTGTATGCTAAACGTATGTTGAAATACTTAGGAGCGGTTTCGATGGTGAGAGACATGGGGCTATCACCTGGTTTCCTTGAG GTTCTCTCACAAGCTCCTGACTTATTAAGCTGCCAACAACTTCACTTATATAATTTGCAAGATTTGTCGCTGCTAATGTGGCTTACAAGAGGTTCTTTGCGGGCATTAGCATACTTACTCAGCATTTCTCCTAATATAACTAGACTTTTTCTTGAATCCAAGCAG TCAACTTTAACGGGCGTTGGAGATGACTGGGAAACAGGATTGTCATTGCCGGGAATGCTGTCTCATCTCAAGTATGTCGAGATGGAAGAAGCGGAAGGATGTGATGCTGAACTCAAACTTCTGAGTTTTTTGTTGAGAAATGCAAAGGTTTTGGAGAAAGTTGTTAATTTCTTTCGTTCTACAGTTGACTTGCCTGATAAATCTAGAGTGAGACAAGTTGAGCAATTTAAGGATAAGCTAAGAGCAGTTCCTACAGCTTCATTAAGTATCAAAATGCTGTTTTATTAA